The region AATCCATTTTTCCGCTTTGGACTCCTCACCAATTTGCAACAGCATCTCCATCACCCGTTCATTTGCGCCACCATGCAATGACCCTTTCAGGGTCCCGATGGAAGAGGTCATGGCGGAATAAAAATCGGAAAGGGTGGATGCAGTTACCCGGGCGGAAAATGTCGATGCATTAAATTCATGCTCCGCATAGAGGATCAACGAAACATTCATCGCTTTTTCCACCAACGGATCGGGCAAATTCCCCGTTAACATGGCAAAGAAATTCTCCACATGGGATACCCCTGCTTTGGGTTCAAAAATAGTCATGCCGCCCCGCAATCGGTAAATGGAAGCAATCATGGTTGGGATTTGGGCGGTTAAACGCAAAGCTTTTCTTTTTAAACCCTCTGGAGAGGTATCGCAAGTTTCAGGATCATGAATTCCAACGATAGAAACATAGGTTCGAAGAATATCCATGGGATCGGTTTTATAGGGAAAGGTTTTATAAAGATCAAAAAGAGAAGTCGGAATCGTCCTGTTTTTGCAAAGTTCATTGGAAAATACGTCAAGCTGCTGTCGATTGGGAAGATCCCCTTTTAAAAGAAGATATATCACTTCCTCAAAGGACGCTCTCTCCGCAAGCTCTTCTAAATCATAACCCCAATAGGTCATATTTCCCGTCTCCTCATCTACTTCACAAATGGAAGATTCTCCCGCGATGATACCTTCTAAACCTGGGCTATAGGGCTTGTCCATGAGGTAATCCTTTTTGATTTTCTTATTAAATTCTTCATATCAGTATAGCTTATAAAGCCAAAAAA is a window of Nitrospiria bacterium DNA encoding:
- a CDS encoding citrate/2-methylcitrate synthase, producing MDKPYSPGLEGIIAGESSICEVDEETGNMTYWGYDLEELAERASFEEVIYLLLKGDLPNRQQLDVFSNELCKNRTIPTSLFDLYKTFPYKTDPMDILRTYVSIVGIHDPETCDTSPEGLKRKALRLTAQIPTMIASIYRLRGGMTIFEPKAGVSHVENFFAMLTGNLPDPLVEKAMNVSLILYAEHEFNASTFSARVTASTLSDFYSAMTSSIGTLKGSLHGGANERVMEMLLQIGEESKAEKWIRNALAKKQRIPGFGHRVYKNGDARSRVIERYCKALGEKTGQTKWYNMSKTIERVVKEEKGFFPNLDFYSASTYYMVGLPIPLYTPIFVMSRVVGWAAHIIEQQSNNRLIRPRSVYIGPSSKPFVSLEQR